One Spirochaeta africana DSM 8902 genomic window carries:
- a CDS encoding cob(I)yrinic acid a,c-diamide adenosyltransferase — translation MPGKLLRLLRRSRGQEMPVVTTKGGDTGKSTLYSGEFLPKNDRHFEVIGDIDELSSLLGIARYQPRVKAARIAREFMRIQELLHHAMATIATNKDSELYTQLPKILDSDIEWLEKQQSFYAERTRIEPRFVLPGEKSAASAWLDYCRSVTRRCERRIVSFIQVERHIVHHDMHCAQRFFNRLSDYLFVLARHIEDT, via the coding sequence ATGCCCGGCAAACTGTTACGTCTCCTGCGCCGCAGCCGCGGCCAGGAAATGCCGGTTGTCACCACCAAGGGTGGTGACACCGGTAAATCCACCCTGTACAGCGGCGAGTTCCTGCCGAAAAACGATCGTCACTTTGAGGTAATCGGGGATATCGACGAGCTTTCGTCGCTGTTGGGGATTGCCCGTTACCAGCCCAGGGTCAAGGCAGCCCGGATTGCACGCGAGTTTATGCGGATCCAGGAGCTGCTGCATCATGCCATGGCCACCATCGCCACCAACAAGGACTCCGAGCTGTACACCCAGCTGCCCAAGATCCTTGACAGCGATATCGAATGGCTGGAAAAACAACAGAGCTTTTATGCCGAGCGCACCCGCATCGAACCGCGGTTTGTCCTGCCCGGCGAAAAATCAGCGGCCTCGGCCTGGCTGGACTACTGCCGCAGCGTGACCCGGCGCTGCGAACGCCGGATTGTCAGCTTTATCCAGGTTGAACGGCACATCGTACACCACGATATGCACTGCGCCCAGCGCTTCTTTAACCGTTTGTCAGACTATCTGTTTGTACTGGCAAGGCACATAGAGGATACATAA